The DNA region AGTAGTATTTTCAAGAGTTATCCAACAGCGATTTTTAAAAGAGAATATTTAGAAATGCTAATAAATGGTAACGATATCGTTAAAGTTGCAATTGTTGAAAATAAAATTGTTAGTGTAGCATCGGCGGAAATTAATGAGAGATATTTGAACGCAGAGGTGACAGATTGTGCAACTAAACCGAATTATTCTGGGAATGGGTTGTTGTCGGAAATAATAAAAGAATTAGAGAAAGAGTTAATACAGAGAAATATAAAGACTGTATATAGCCTTTGTAGAGCTACAGAGGTAGGAATAAATAAATCTTTGAGAAACTTAAATTACACATATCAAGGGTGTTTGATAAATAATTGTGATATTGCAGGTGATTTAGAAGATATGAATGTATGGACTAAACAGAAGATAAATATTCATACTTAAGAAGTTAAATAAAATATACCGAAAATTTAATTAAAAATAATTTTGCTTTAAAAATAAAAGAAGCTAATAAATTCCGTGATTAAAAAATAATGTATACAAAAAGCACAAGTGTGTAAAATCGAATCGGAGACAAAGAATTATATGGTGGAAAAGCGGCTGTTGAAATAGATAAGTGTAACATTTTAACTATTTTCAGTAGACAAAAAAACAATCATGTGCTATAATATTAAATGTGGCAAAGGCGCCTTCTGAAAAAAGAAAGCGACCTTTGTTTTTTTGTATGAATATATATACTTTGATAAGGCGGTTATTATTTATGACTGTTATTTATATTCAACAAAATACAAATAATTAAAAGAGGAGATGTTGGCTGATGATGATTTATTTGGGTATTGTATTAGTTATAGCGACAATTTATTTTTTAGTAAAACGCTATGATGCGCGGTTAGTTTTATTAGCTTCTGGTATTATTATGGCATGTGTAGCTGGGACGCCAATGGCTTCTCTGAGTGCTTTTGCCAAAAACATGACTAACGGTGGATTGATTCAAGCTGTTTGTTCAGTTATGGGTTTTGCCATGGTTATGAAGTATACGGAATGTGACAAACATTTGATTAATTTTATGGCTTCCGGTTTGTCAAAGTTTAGATTATTTTTAATTCCGGGAGTTGTTTTTGCTACTTACGCTGTTAATATCGCTTTGCCTAGTGCAGCAGGCACAGCCGCAGCAGCAGGAGCTATTTTTGTGCCACTAATGATGTCGGCAGGAGTACACCCAGCAATGGCAGGTGCAGCTGTGAAGTGTGGTACTTACGGCAGTATGCTTAATCCAGGGTTAGCACACAATCCTTTTGTTGCAAAGATTGCAGGGATTAGCGTAATGGAAGTTATAGGCTTTCATTATAAAGCGAATATTGCTTCATTGGTTATGGCAGCAATTTTAATTACAGTTATTGCTTATTATAAAAAAGAGCACCAAGGTTATAAGGCTACTGATTATGAGACTGATGAATCCTTTAAGGTTAATTTTCTTTATGCATTAATGCCAATTCTACCAATTATTGTTTTAATTCTTGGTTCAACTAAAGTAGTGCCAGCTTTGAAAATGGGTGTGCCAGAGGCAATGATTTTAGGTTCTATTGCAGCACTAGCAGCTACGAGGAAAAATCCAGTTAAACTTACAAATGCATTTTTTGATGGCATGGGCAAAGCATATACGGATATTTTAGGTATAATTATTGCAGCAGGAGTATTTGTTTCAGGAATGACAGCTATGGGTCTAGTTAAAGCTTTTACTACAGCCATGTTAAACAATCCTGCAATAGTAAAAGTTTGTGCTGCTATTGGTCCATTTATTTTAGGGGTAGTTACTGGCTCGGGAGACGCAGCAACCTTTGCTTTTAATGAAGCAGTTACACCTCATGCTAAAGATTTTGGAATGTCAGCGGTGCAAATGGGAAGCATGGCAACTTTAGGGGGAACTTTAGGCAGAACAATGTCCCCAATTGCTGGTGCAACTATCATAATTGCTGGTATTGCGGGAGTAAATCCAATGGAAATTGCTAAACGTAATTATTTGCCAATGATTGGGGCTATGATTGCAGGAATGATTTTCTTATTGATGTAAATATGAATAACCTAGATTAGAAAAAAACTACAGCAGTAAGTTACCAAACTTAGTTTGATAACTTACTGCTGTTTATTTTAGAGAATATAAAAAATAAATTTAAACTTTAAATTTGCCGATTGCTACTTGTAAGTCTTCGGCCATTTTTGCTAAATGTTGACTGGCCGAGGCTATTTCTTCAACTGAGGCGGATTGTTCTTCGGTAGCCGCTGAAATAGTCTGGGTTTGTTCAGAAGCTTTTTGACTTTCGGCGTCAATATTAAGCTATACTGAAGCGGGATATCGTCAACCCACTTTTGACGTTTTAGAGCGGATTATAATAGCATTAGGTTTTTCCCTGTCAGACTTTTTTGCTTGTGAACAGAATGTTATTGATCCAGAACTTACTAAACTTTTGCAAGCAACAAAAAAATTGAATTCAGAGCAACGTAGATTACTGCGTAAATTTGTAAATAGTTTGTAATGTATACTTCATAATAATAAATTGTTTGTTATTTTAATAGTATTTAGATTTTGAGAACAGACTGGCAAATGTTAGTCTGTTCTTTTGATTTGGGAAAATATGATTAACTCAAAATACATATTGACAAACTTAAATATGTATTTTAGAATAACACATAGATAATCATCAATATGAGGTGTGTATGGAAAATAATTATCAAGAACAAGAACTATTATTTAAAGCATTTTGCGATATTAATCGCCTAAAAATAATAAGTTATTTACAAACAGGCGAAAAATGTGCTTGTGTATTATTAGCTAAATTACAGGTTACTCAACCTACTTTGTCGCATCATATGAAAATTTTAGAAAAAAGCGGAGTTATTAAGGTGCGTAAAGAAGGAAAGTGGCGGTACTATTCTTTAGAAATACAACAAATAGTAAAAGCTCAAAAATATTTGCAAAAATTGCAGACAGTTGAAGAAATTGAAATAAATGTCAACAATAGCTGTTTGGCAAAAAAAATAGGCGGTGAAAAAGTTGGCAAATGATAACTTAAGGAGAATTGGATTTTTTGAGAAATATTTAAGTATATGGGTAGTGGGTTGTATGATTGCTGGAATTGTAATTGGGGAATTTTTTCCCGCATTTCCTAAATTTTTAGCAAAATTTGAATATGCTCAAGTTTCTATCCCTATTGCAATTTTGATTTGGTTAATGATTTATCCGATGATGTTAAAAGTAGATTTTCAAAGCATTCGTGATGTCGGTAAAAATCCTAAAGGCTTGTTTATAACTTGGGTTATTAATTGGTTAGTAAAACCTTTTACTATGTTTGCGATTGCTTATTTGTTTTTCTACGGCGTTTTTGAGTCACAGATATCAACTGATTTGGCTAAAGATTATTTAGCGGGGGCAGTTTTGCTAGGGGCCGCTCCTTGTACAGCAATGGTATTTGTCTGGTCACATTTAACAAAAGGCAATCCGGCCTATACAGTAGTTCAAGTAGCCACAAATGATTTATTAATATTAGTAGCCTTTACACCAATAGTAGCTTTTTTATTAGGACTAGGAGGAGTTACTATTCCTTGGGATACATTGTTGTTATCAGTAATATTATTTGTAGTAATACCTTTGCTGTTGGGTATTATCACTAGGCAATATGTTGTTAAGCATAAAGGTTTGCAGTATTTTGAAGAACAATTTTTAGGTAAATTTTCTAATGTAACGATTGTAGGTCTATTATTAACTTTGATAATAATTTTTTCTTTTCAAGGTAATGTAATTTTAAAAAATCCCTGGCATATTCTATATATTGCAATTCCTTTAACAATTCAAACTGTGGTTATTTTTTTCTTAGCTTATATATTAAGTTTAGCTTGGAAGCTACCACATGATATAGCAGCTCCCGCAGGAATGATTGGGGCTTCGAATTTTTTTGAATTGGCAGTAGCTGTAGCGATTTCTTTGTTTGGTGCAACTAGTCCTGTTGCTTTAGCTACAATAGTAGGTGTTTTGGTAGAAGTGCCGATAATGCTCGTATTAGTTTTCATAGCAAATAATACAAAAGGATGGTTTAAAAATAATGGAAAAAATTAAAATTGCTTTTATTTGTGTTCATAACTCCTGTAGAAGTCAAATTGCCGAAGCTTTAGCTAAAGAGTTTGCGGCAGACATTTTTGAGAGTTATTCAGCTGGAACAGAACTAGTTGCACAATTAAATCAAGATGCAGTGCGACTAGTAAAACAGCTTTATGGAGTAGATATGGAAAAAACACAAAAATCCAAGTTGCTTCAAGATATCCCCTACAAAGTAGATATTCTTGTAACTATGGGTTGTAATGTTGCTTGTCCGGTAGTATTTGCTAAAGAAAAATATGATTGGGGTTTAGAAGATCCAACAGGCAAAACAGATGAAGAATTTCTTAAAGTGATAAACACCATTGAGGCTAATATTAAAAAATTAGCCAAGGAATGTCGGCAACGTAATAAGTAAATTGACTTAAAAACACAACAATTAAAGATAAATTAAGGGTAATTTTAGTAAGAAAATTAGCTCGCAGAACAATAAATTCAACGAACTAATGATAAAAAACATGATATAATCAAAGAAAAACATTGTTAAAGTCTAACAATGTTTTTCTTAATAATAGGGAAAATATAGGTGGTTAAATGTTAGAACGAGAGCTAGCTAAAATAATAATGGCAGAAAAGGGGAAGTTATATCGAGTTGGTGGTTGTGTTCGAGATGAACTTATGGGCAATGAACCACAAGACATTGACTATTGTATTGTCGGGATGGTAAAGAAAAATTTTAAAACCTTGTTTCCCGCAGCAATCGAGGTAGGCAAAAGTTTTCCGGTATTTAGAATTAACATAGACGGTAAGAGCTGTGAAATTGCTTTTGCGCGCACAGAAAGAAAAGTAGGTAGTGGTTATCGGGGCTTTAAGGTAGCTTCAAATCCTAAAATTACGATCGAAGAAGATTTAAAACGGCGGGATACAACCATTAACTCCATGGCGAAGGATTGCCTAACAGGTGAAATATTAGATCCCTATCAAGGGCAAGCGGATTTGGCTAAAAAAGTTTTGCGGGCGACCAGTACACATTTTGTCGAAGATCCAGTGCGAGCTTTACGGTTGGCTAGTCAAGCCGCAAGATTTGGTTTTAGCATCGACCCAGATACTTTTGCTTTAGCTAAAACGATGGGCGTAGAATTAGCCTTAGAACCAGTGGAAAGATTTTTGACAGAATTAACTAAAGTACTGACACAAGCAGCCCAACCAGCAGAGTTTTTACGTGTTTTAGCTGATTTAGAGTTGTTAGCAATAACTTTTCCAGTTTTAGCTAGTTTAGATAAAGTTGGATTTACTAAATTACTTGGGCAGTTAGATAAAGTAGCAATGATAGCTGGACAAGCCAAAATTCGTTTTGCGACTTTAGGGCTGAGTTTGTCGAAAGAACAATTGGCAAGTTGGAATCAGCAAATGACTTTACCGAGTGACTGGCTAAATGCGGCGAATAGTGTAAGGCAAGTAGCCTTACTATTACAACAAACAAGTGCTGAAAATTATTGGCAAGTACTAAATTCTCTAAGACGGGGGAGTTTAAATATAGCGGAATTTATGTTAATAAACCAGGGTTTGGGCTTAAGTAAGCTAGATTTTGGGTTGTTTCAAGCAACTTTAATGAATACAACAGTTCCTATTCCGCAAGAATTAGTTGGCAAAGAAATTCAAGCATATATAAAAAAAATTCAGATACAAACACTCGAAACATTAATTAAAAAAACATAGCTCAAAGGGGAATGGTATATGCAATTGTTATTTAAAATAACCGCAGCTAATTTTCAAAATATAGTTCGCTATCCACATATCGAAATTAAAGCAGAAACAATGACTTTTCTGTCGGGGGAAAGTGGAAGTGGTAAGAGTACTTTGCTAAAACTTTTAAATGGGGTATATTCGCTGACACGAGGTAAAATATTTTACAACGGGCTAGAACTAGAAGAATATGAGCCAATAGCCTTGCGACAACAAGTAATGTTGGTAGCTCAAACGGTATACCTGTTCGATACGAGTATATATGAAAATTTTTGTAGCTATTATGAATATCGCCAACTAGCGGTGCCAACGAAAGAAGATATAAAAGATTATTTGCAGTTATGTCAATTAAACTTTCCATTAGAAACTAATTGCCAAACTTTATCTGGTGGCGAGCGACAACGGGTTTATTTAGCGATATTTTTGTCATTTAAACCAGCAGTATTATTGTTAGATGAACCAACTAGTGCGCTAGATGATTTTACTGCGCAAGAATTATTAGGCAATATTAAAAAGTATGCGAAAAATAATAAAATAAATGTAATAGTTATTTCTCATAATAAAAAATTGATAGATTTGTTTGCTGATGATACGATTTATCTAAGTGGAAAGGAAAAACTATGAAAGAAGTAATAGTATTAAATATCGGACAATTTTCTTTGGTATACTTGTTATTACTAGTAGTATTGGCAATTATGAAAAAATGTCGCGTAGCACAGACTAAATTATTGATTGTAGCAAGTTTAAGAATGACTCTACAATTAGTTTTGGCAGGCTATATTTTAACTTATGTTTTTCAAGAACCTAAACCTATTTTTACAATATTATATCTAGTAGCTATGACATGTTTTGCTATATATATGGTTTTAAATAAAAATGCTGACTTAAATAGAAATTTTAAAATAATTGTGGCAACATCTTTGGGAAGCACCGGCTTAATTATTGTAATATTTTTTATAACTGTAATTGTTGGCGTGGATATTTTTAATCCGCAGTACACTATCCCGATAAGTGGGATGATTATGGGTAATGCTTTGACAGGTGTGGCCTTAGGACTTAAAACTTTTCGCGAGAGCCTAAGTGCGCAAAAAAATCGAATTGATACTTTGATTAACTTAGGAGTGCAACCTGAGCGAATTTTACAGCCATTTGCTAATCAAGCGTTTGAAACAGCATTATTGCCAACCTTAAACTCTATGCTAGGGATGGGCATAATTTCTTTGCCAGGGATGATGACTGGGCAAATACTTTCGGGAACATTGCCAAGTACGGCAATTTTATATCAAATAGCAATAATTATTGCTATTTGCACAGTAACTTGCTTAGCCGTATTTTGTTCCTTGTATTTTGGTTATCGCACCTTATATAATGAGCGTAAACAAATGCTTTTTTAAAAAATTAAAAATTACCTACCATTATATATAACTAAATACAGATAAAACGCCACTAAAAATAGCCTGCTAATTAGCAGGCTATTTTTAGTGAGAAAGTATAGGGGTTAGGAATATAGTAAACTATCTAAGATAAGGAGAATGTTATTACCAACTTCAGCATTAAATTGTACTGTGTCTTTATATACACTCCAAGCAACATGATTAAAGCTAGTTTTACCAGCATAAATCTCTAAAAACTTTTGGTACATATCAGCTTTAAAACGAATTTCGAGCATAATATTATAGCGATCAAATTTATCGTCAACTAGGATGTAGTGTGAATTTACAACTTCTAGACAATAGCGTTTTTCAATTAGGCTAATTAGCCCTTGGAGTGGATTTGTTTGCATAATGTGCTCCTTATAAAGTAGAGGGGTGCTTCTTATAGAAGAAAGCAACCCCTCGGGAGTAGTTATTTTTAGAGGGTAAAAGGTGAAGTAGAGGTGGATGCTTTGCTAGCCAAATTTGCTTCAGCAAAGCGATTGATTAATTTTTGGACTGCAATTGTCGCCGAAAGTTGGCCGCTAATTACTTCATTTTCAATATTTTTTTTAATAGCAACTATTTCCGGTGAACGATAAAATAAATTGTGGAGATGCTCTTCGACCATAGTATAAACCCAAGATAGAGTTTGTTGTTTACGTCTTTCAGCAATAACTCCATTTTCACGGCCTTGTTGCATGAACTTGCCAATTACTTCTTGCCAAAGTTCAAAAATTCCCGCGCCAGTATAGGCCGAACAAGTATAAGCTTTAGTAACCCAATTTTCCGTAGCTGGACGAAGAAAATGCAAGATGCGCTCATATTCCGTTCTTGTTACTTGTGCACGTTGCTTATTATCACCATCAGCCTTGTTAACAACAATCGCATCAGCCAATTCCATGACGCCTTTTTTCATGCCTTGGAGTTCATCGCCAGCACCAGTTAAGACAACCAAGAGAAAGAAATCTACCATTGAGCGGACAGTAGTTTCACTTTGACCAACGCCGACTGTTTCTACGAGAATAGTGTCATAACCAGCGGCTTCACATAAAAGCAAAGTTTCTCTGCTTTTACGCGTCAACCCACCTAAAGTACCACCAGAAGGAGAGGGACGAATAAAAGCGTTTTTTTCGCGCGTAAGCTGTTCCATGCGAGTTTTATCCCCGAGAATACTACCCTTGGTGACAGTACTAGAAGGATCGACAGCAAGTACCGCTACCCGATGTCCTTCATTGCAAAGCTTAGTTCCCAGGGCTTCGATAAATGTACTTTTACCAGCGCCAGGAACTCCAGTAATACCAATGCGCGTAGATTTGCCAGTATAAGGCAAAAGTTTTTTTATTACCTGTTGAGCCATTTCAAAATGGGACGCAGCATTGCTTTCCACTAGCGTAATAGCTCGCGATAAAATCATACGATCGCCTTCTAAGACTCCTTCTACATAATCATCAACCTCTAGTTTACGGCGCTTGATAACAGGCGCGGTTTTTCTTAAGGGATCAATATCAATATTAGGCATTCCTTCATGGCCACCTTTGACGCCGTACATTACCCGGCACGCAAATTTGTCGTCGTCCTTCTCAGGTACCCAGTCGGGTTTATAAGTATCTGCCATAGCTAATCAGCCAAACGTTTATTTAATTCATTGAGAACTTTTTTAGCACATACCGGGATGATTGTGCCAGGGCCAAATACGGCGGCAGCGCCATGTTGATAGAGATAATCATAATCTTGAGCAGGAATTACGCCCCCGATTACAACCATAATATCTTCACGACCACGTTTTTTAAGTTCTTCAACTAATTGTGGCATCAAGGTTTTATGACCAGCAGCAAGTGAGCTCATGCCCACGATGTGCACGTCATTATCTACTGCATCTTGAGCAGCTTCGTCTGGAGTTTGGAAAAGTGGACCGATATCAACATCATAGCCCATGTCGGCAAAGGCTGTAGCAATTACTTTAGCGCCGCGGTCATGACCATCTTGTCCCATTTTAGCAATCATAATCCGTGGACGGCGGCCTTCGCGTTTTTCAAAATCATCAGTCATAGCCCGTACTTCTTTGATAACATCTTCATCGGCGAATTCGCTGCTATATACACCAGATATAGAACGAATAATTGCTTTGTGACGACCACAAACTTTTTCGACCGCGTCAGAAATTTCACCTTTAGAGGCCCGAGCTCGAGCAGCTTCTACCGCCAAAGCTAATAAGTTGCCTTCGCCAGTTTCCATAGAATGAGTAATGGCATCTAAGCAATGACGAACTTTATCGTTATCACGATTAGCCCGTAATTTATTTAAACGTTCAATTTGGGCTAAACGTACCGCAGTATTATCAACTTCAAGAATATCTAGAGGATCTTCTTTTTCTAAGCGATAGTCATTTACGCCGACAATTTTCTCGCGTCCCGAATCGATATGTGCTTGACGACGTGCGGCAGCTTCTTCAATCCGCATTTTAGGGAGGCCAGTGTCGATAGCTTTAGACATCCCGCCCAATGCTTCAACCTCTTGAATATGTGACCAAGCTTTGCGAATTAAAGAATTAGTTAGAGCTTCTACATAGTAAGAACCGCCCCAAGGATCGATAACTTTGCAAACTTTAGTCTCATCTTGAATATACAATTGAGTATTACGCGCAATCCGTGCCGAAAAGTCAGTTGGCAAAGCAATTGCTTCATCTAGGGCATTAGTATGTAGAGATTGCGTATGACCTAAAGCTGCAGCCATAGCTTCAATACAAGTACGCGTAATGTTATTAAATGGATCTTGCTCAGTCAAACTCCAACCAGAGGTTTGTGAATGTGTCCGCAAGGCCATAGATTTAGTGTTTTTAGGACCAAACGAGTTAACAATTTTAGCCCAAAGCATCCGTCCAGCTCGCATTTTAGCAATTTCCATAAAGTAGTTTTTACCCATGGCCCAGAAAAATGATAGACGTGGTGCAAATTGGTCAATATTTAAGCCGTGATGAGTACCCGTGCGTAAATATTCTAGACCATCAGCCAAAGTATAACCAAGTTCGATATCCGCAGT from Succinispira mobilis DSM 6222 includes:
- the meaB gene encoding methylmalonyl Co-A mutase-associated GTPase MeaB, yielding MADTYKPDWVPEKDDDKFACRVMYGVKGGHEGMPNIDIDPLRKTAPVIKRRKLEVDDYVEGVLEGDRMILSRAITLVESNAASHFEMAQQVIKKLLPYTGKSTRIGITGVPGAGKSTFIEALGTKLCNEGHRVAVLAVDPSSTVTKGSILGDKTRMEQLTREKNAFIRPSPSGGTLGGLTRKSRETLLLCEAAGYDTILVETVGVGQSETTVRSMVDFFLLVVLTGAGDELQGMKKGVMELADAIVVNKADGDNKQRAQVTRTEYERILHFLRPATENWVTKAYTCSAYTGAGIFELWQEVIGKFMQQGRENGVIAERRKQQTLSWVYTMVEEHLHNLFYRSPEIVAIKKNIENEVISGQLSATIAVQKLINRFAEANLASKASTSTSPFTL
- a CDS encoding arsenate reductase ArsC, producing the protein MEKIKIAFICVHNSCRSQIAEALAKEFAADIFESYSAGTELVAQLNQDAVRLVKQLYGVDMEKTQKSKLLQDIPYKVDILVTMGCNVACPVVFAKEKYDWGLEDPTGKTDEEFLKVINTIEANIKKLAKECRQRNK
- the scpA gene encoding methylmalonyl-CoA mutase encodes the protein MAQFPDFSKIPFKQAPDCTAQNLEAWKEQLKAETGKSFDENFYRTMEQIDVAPLYDQSAYNDCKHLMYMAGVPPFLRGPYPTMYVTRPWTVRQYAGFSTAEESNAFYRRNLAAGQKGLSIAFDLATHRGYDSDHPRVVGDVGKAGVAVDSILDMEILFSGIPLDQMSVSMTMNGAVLPVMAFYILAGEEQGVDKKVMAGTIQNDILKEFMVRNTYIYPPSASMRIIGDIFSYTSNYMPKFNSISISGYHMQEAGATADIELGYTLADGLEYLRTGTHHGLNIDQFAPRLSFFWAMGKNYFMEIAKMRAGRMLWAKIVNSFGPKNTKSMALRTHSQTSGWSLTEQDPFNNITRTCIEAMAAALGHTQSLHTNALDEAIALPTDFSARIARNTQLYIQDETKVCKVIDPWGGSYYVEALTNSLIRKAWSHIQEVEALGGMSKAIDTGLPKMRIEEAAARRQAHIDSGREKIVGVNDYRLEKEDPLDILEVDNTAVRLAQIERLNKLRANRDNDKVRHCLDAITHSMETGEGNLLALAVEAARARASKGEISDAVEKVCGRHKAIIRSISGVYSSEFADEDVIKEVRAMTDDFEKREGRRPRIMIAKMGQDGHDRGAKVIATAFADMGYDVDIGPLFQTPDEAAQDAVDNDVHIVGMSSLAAGHKTLMPQLVEELKKRGREDIMVVIGGVIPAQDYDYLYQHGAAAVFGPGTIIPVCAKKVLNELNKRLAD
- a CDS encoding ABC transporter permease — translated: MKEVIVLNIGQFSLVYLLLLVVLAIMKKCRVAQTKLLIVASLRMTLQLVLAGYILTYVFQEPKPIFTILYLVAMTCFAIYMVLNKNADLNRNFKIIVATSLGSTGLIIVIFFITVIVGVDIFNPQYTIPISGMIMGNALTGVALGLKTFRESLSAQKNRIDTLINLGVQPERILQPFANQAFETALLPTLNSMLGMGIISLPGMMTGQILSGTLPSTAILYQIAIIIAICTVTCLAVFCSLYFGYRTLYNERKQMLF
- the dcuC gene encoding C4-dicarboxylate transporter DcuC, with the protein product MMIYLGIVLVIATIYFLVKRYDARLVLLASGIIMACVAGTPMASLSAFAKNMTNGGLIQAVCSVMGFAMVMKYTECDKHLINFMASGLSKFRLFLIPGVVFATYAVNIALPSAAGTAAAAGAIFVPLMMSAGVHPAMAGAAVKCGTYGSMLNPGLAHNPFVAKIAGISVMEVIGFHYKANIASLVMAAILITVIAYYKKEHQGYKATDYETDESFKVNFLYALMPILPIIVLILGSTKVVPALKMGVPEAMILGSIAALAATRKNPVKLTNAFFDGMGKAYTDILGIIIAAGVFVSGMTAMGLVKAFTTAMLNNPAIVKVCAAIGPFILGVVTGSGDAATFAFNEAVTPHAKDFGMSAVQMGSMATLGGTLGRTMSPIAGATIIIAGIAGVNPMEIAKRNYLPMIGAMIAGMIFLLM
- a CDS encoding ABC transporter ATP-binding protein, producing the protein MQLLFKITAANFQNIVRYPHIEIKAETMTFLSGESGSGKSTLLKLLNGVYSLTRGKIFYNGLELEEYEPIALRQQVMLVAQTVYLFDTSIYENFCSYYEYRQLAVPTKEDIKDYLQLCQLNFPLETNCQTLSGGERQRVYLAIFLSFKPAVLLLDEPTSALDDFTAQELLGNIKKYAKNNKINVIVISHNKKLIDLFADDTIYLSGKEKL
- a CDS encoding CCA tRNA nucleotidyltransferase, producing MLERELAKIIMAEKGKLYRVGGCVRDELMGNEPQDIDYCIVGMVKKNFKTLFPAAIEVGKSFPVFRINIDGKSCEIAFARTERKVGSGYRGFKVASNPKITIEEDLKRRDTTINSMAKDCLTGEILDPYQGQADLAKKVLRATSTHFVEDPVRALRLASQAARFGFSIDPDTFALAKTMGVELALEPVERFLTELTKVLTQAAQPAEFLRVLADLELLAITFPVLASLDKVGFTKLLGQLDKVAMIAGQAKIRFATLGLSLSKEQLASWNQQMTLPSDWLNAANSVRQVALLLQQTSAENYWQVLNSLRRGSLNIAEFMLINQGLGLSKLDFGLFQATLMNTTVPIPQELVGKEIQAYIKKIQIQTLETLIKKT
- the arsB gene encoding ACR3 family arsenite efflux transporter gives rise to the protein MANDNLRRIGFFEKYLSIWVVGCMIAGIVIGEFFPAFPKFLAKFEYAQVSIPIAILIWLMIYPMMLKVDFQSIRDVGKNPKGLFITWVINWLVKPFTMFAIAYLFFYGVFESQISTDLAKDYLAGAVLLGAAPCTAMVFVWSHLTKGNPAYTVVQVATNDLLILVAFTPIVAFLLGLGGVTIPWDTLLLSVILFVVIPLLLGIITRQYVVKHKGLQYFEEQFLGKFSNVTIVGLLLTLIIIFSFQGNVILKNPWHILYIAIPLTIQTVVIFFLAYILSLAWKLPHDIAAPAGMIGASNFFELAVAVAISLFGATSPVALATIVGVLVEVPIMLVLVFIANNTKGWFKNNGKN
- a CDS encoding ArsR/SmtB family transcription factor gives rise to the protein MENNYQEQELLFKAFCDINRLKIISYLQTGEKCACVLLAKLQVTQPTLSHHMKILEKSGVIKVRKEGKWRYYSLEIQQIVKAQKYLQKLQTVEEIEINVNNSCLAKKIGGEKVGK